A single window of Toxotes jaculatrix isolate fToxJac2 chromosome 4, fToxJac2.pri, whole genome shotgun sequence DNA harbors:
- the rps15a gene encoding 40S ribosomal protein S15a: protein MVRMNVLADALKCINNAEKRGKRQVLIRPCSKVIVRFLTVMMKHGYIGEFEIIDDHRAGKIVVNLTGRLNKCGVISPRFDLQLKDLEKWQNNLLPSRQFGYIVLTTSAGIMDHEEARRKHTGGKILGFFF from the exons ATGGTGCGCATGAACGTTCTCGCGGATGCTCTGAAATGCATCAACAATGCTGAGAAGCGTGGGAAACGCCAGGTCCTCATCAGGCCCTGCTCCAAGGTTATTGTGCGCTTCCTCACTGTGATGATGAAACATG GGTACATTGGTGAGTTCGAGATCATTGACGATCACAGAGCCGGAAAAATTGTCGTCAATCTCACTGGCAGGTTGAACAAG TGTGGTGTGATCAGTCCACGTTTTGACCTTCAGCTCAAGGACCTGGAGAAGTGGCAGAACAACCTGCTGCCCTCAAGACAGTTTGG ataCATTGTGCTGACCACCTCAGCTGGCATCATGGACCATGAAGAGGCCAGACGGAAACACACAGGAGGCAAAATCCTTGGAttctttttctaa